The following coding sequences lie in one Candidatus Kinetoplastibacterium sorsogonicusi genomic window:
- the ftsH gene encoding ATP-dependent zinc metalloprotease FtsH has protein sequence MNNNLSKIMVWLLVAIGLFTIFKNFDYRPRHSERYTYTQFMDDAKSGRIRRVDIQGDNIKVIPNQGLPYSLTSPGDIWMVSDLMKYGVQISGKPREEPSFLISVFVSWFPMLLLIGVWIFFMKQLQGGGKGGAFSFGKSRAKMIDTAKNNTSFADVAGCDEAKEEVRELVDFLRDPSKFEKLGGRIPKGVLLMGSPGTGKTLLARAIAGEAKVPFFHISGSDFVEMFVGVGASRVRDMFENAKKHAPCIIFIDEIDAVGRQRGAGLGGGNDEREQTLNQMLVEMDGFDPGQGVIVIAATNRPDVLDPALLRPGRFDRQVVVPLPDIKGREQILKVHIRKVPLSENTNINILARGTPGFSGADLSNLVNEAALFAARRNAFTVDMQDFEKAKDKLIMGPERKSIVMPDDERKNTAYHESGHAIVAKMLNKTDPVHKVTIIPRGLALGVTMQLPERDRYSMDKERLLNTISVLFGGRIAEEIFMKQQTTGASNDFEKATSIARDIVTRYGMSDELGPMIYTDNEGEVFLGRSVTKTVHISDYTIQKIDNEVRKIIDTQYAIALNIIENNKEIVEKMAMYLLELETIDAQQIDDIIAGNILKNEK, from the coding sequence ACAATTTTTAAAAATTTTGATTACCGACCAAGACATAGTGAAAGATATACATATACACAATTTATGGATGATGCTAAATCTGGACGAATTAGAAGAGTAGATATACAAGGTGATAATATTAAAGTCATCCCAAATCAAGGCCTTCCTTATTCTTTAACATCACCTGGAGATATTTGGATGGTTTCTGATTTAATGAAGTATGGAGTTCAAATTTCTGGTAAACCTAGAGAAGAACCTTCATTTTTAATAAGTGTTTTTGTTTCATGGTTTCCAATGCTATTGTTAATTGGAGTATGGATATTTTTTATGAAACAATTGCAAGGTGGTGGTAAAGGTGGAGCTTTTAGTTTTGGTAAATCTCGTGCCAAAATGATAGATACTGCAAAAAATAATACATCGTTTGCTGATGTTGCTGGATGTGATGAAGCAAAAGAAGAAGTACGTGAATTAGTAGATTTTTTACGAGATCCTAGTAAATTTGAAAAATTAGGAGGAAGAATACCAAAAGGTGTATTATTAATGGGATCACCAGGAACAGGTAAAACTTTATTAGCTAGAGCAATAGCTGGTGAAGCTAAAGTACCTTTTTTTCATATATCAGGATCAGATTTTGTAGAAATGTTTGTTGGTGTTGGAGCTTCGAGAGTAAGAGATATGTTTGAAAATGCTAAAAAGCATGCGCCATGTATTATTTTTATAGATGAAATTGATGCTGTTGGCCGTCAAAGAGGTGCTGGATTAGGTGGTGGAAATGATGAAAGAGAGCAAACATTAAATCAAATGTTAGTAGAAATGGATGGATTTGATCCTGGACAAGGAGTTATAGTAATTGCTGCTACAAATAGACCAGATGTTTTAGATCCAGCCTTATTAAGGCCTGGTAGATTTGACAGGCAAGTTGTAGTGCCTTTACCAGATATTAAAGGCCGTGAACAAATTTTAAAAGTTCATATACGTAAAGTACCATTATCTGAAAATACTAATATTAATATACTAGCTAGAGGTACTCCAGGATTTTCTGGAGCTGATTTATCAAATTTAGTGAATGAAGCTGCTTTATTTGCAGCTCGTCGTAATGCTTTTACAGTAGATATGCAAGATTTTGAAAAAGCTAAAGATAAATTAATTATGGGTCCTGAAAGAAAATCTATAGTTATGCCTGATGATGAGAGAAAAAATACTGCTTATCATGAATCTGGACATGCTATAGTTGCTAAAATGTTAAATAAAACCGATCCTGTTCATAAAGTTACAATTATTCCAAGAGGGTTAGCTTTAGGTGTAACTATGCAATTACCAGAAAGAGATCGTTATAGTATGGATAAAGAACGTTTATTAAATACTATTTCCGTGCTTTTTGGTGGTCGTATTGCTGAAGAAATTTTTATGAAGCAACAAACTACTGGTGCATCTAATGATTTTGAAAAAGCTACTTCTATTGCTAGAGATATAGTTACTCGTTATGGAATGTCTGATGAATTAGGACCAATGATATATACAGATAATGAAGGTGAAGTTTTTTTAGGTCGTAGTGTTACTAAAACTGTACATATTTCTGATTATACTATACAAAAAATAGATAATGAAGTTAGGAAAATAATAGATACTCAATATGCTATAGCACTTAATATTATAGAAAATAATAAAGAAATTGTTGAAAAAATGGCTATGTATTTAT